Proteins from a single region of Ananas comosus cultivar F153 linkage group 3, ASM154086v1, whole genome shotgun sequence:
- the LOC109707676 gene encoding uncharacterized protein LOC109707676 isoform X1: protein MQARPAFVVLDQKTVDTFWSSITTAAKENEDSESMIRLCTCTGGSASLLEGSGHQEGSKTCKSCNGKLVVDGRGTLSRNMLSTVSLELSRDSCLNWKTVIKGRQRAIRRARTSFTCENKRKPATRTYKGSENATNEESNITGDLPISESEKLGVTILGRRFGEALGSVPIKKRRLLLVRSPSPPPHSSDSNESDQMVRSQSASYAESVSYWKDHHDRTIANEGTSLRDKSEQCCDAADFSGIVALADAACQAGIVGDIMNTEFEHSGKEEKGLEILQSAESSSISDIKKQQRLGISEGLLCKSEMPQEITFTSVLHTEGPGRSELGASNSPNNFMGSTEKIPEKPSKVESSSRDSKFPWDLNTTMGEWDSSDEEDIGNHKDAADVVDENSCQDEKIEKLGICEDPVKYEDTKDTPESFDRRIRLVGIQKESFVLVDNKAKDEGDVLNENLLADYTRIKEGSLPQSVKVSAQGELQLECPSAAKDSTGGAKLLPNQLDSCYTWENESDSAGGNLGPNTESCSATRTMQNMVGEANMGLMLKKESSPSYLVSREKLNCSYSGDASEFDYSMAQLTNRPISEENTNAAVAVVCNENTIDCTMFDVQRGLLTQQRNSDIEKLELFSAKFDLCPSVSLLAENASDAPVDGNIGTHVTAAVGSSEPVKSNGMCDTQSACADKSSETDTMQAPSNHDELSFGNVNGSKHRTVDEDDKTDDNKCSTRSDVKESYDKNELYDKNELCVNAVSKDPIESTTAASNADDVKRFGDNFTCGRDSNDSRVDKDQAVGLEKVDLGDEEYQYEDGELRESFPNNWGEDGEELETERIDYGSDNRDNDIFEVASDIPVSVSLPVDAMPQENGGLSVISTDRVHDGFKDSLEAVSGKSSSAANSLDVGLRKGSVERVGKTVQTGHLRENHETRKQERDLSVSESGAENNGVCLEGDGAKEFQASSRMKSSGWDQLPGHSTKHGLKDVELDHINENEATTLDALGIGDSFRQTGSSSRRDMSSRKERPRSSDMPQSNEKSHVRASRSDDRNSLSLKAEAEMGAARSIGRGRLPWHTQGRGGDELPPNRSRPTHRRSPGFYGPPPSFATLGSRNAAAAAVAKVESNGFVVAPDGTIVKAAGSGTAGRAPKRSSHSSVYRRGSPTERDGVGGMPRGLRSVREMSPDRQFGVGRDRPDRYGPEIIRGRCRRAIRDEGMEASLSVHRRSLSRQKIFSPHKGPLHLSRSRTRSRSRSRTRSPGLWALRDQKTAAPNFEPDVKLERMRPSLGLSKFDDHIAGYSLPNASMWVDKRGSSPDHLREDDYKRYSSRSPPVRYFSRSDRLHPTNFPVDLEHDDYRRPMHSSRFQGCVGFGKGNRHDESGNDRREHGSRYDVLHSGGHMKRFRDVVGDGFRVHNQRRGSSRGYERAMDSQLGDSPRRAEEERGNFRYGRSGNHYASCDDDITLRRRPS, encoded by the exons ATGCAGGCA AGACCAGCTTTTGTTGTTTTGGATCAAAAGACAGTTGATACATTCTGGTCTTCAATAACCACTGCTGCAAAAGAAAATGAGGATTCTGAATCAATG ATACGATTGTGCACTTGCACTGGAGGTTCTGCCTCTCTCCTTGAAGGTTCTGGCCATCAGGAAGGTTCGAAGACCTGCAAAAGTTGCAATGGCAAATTAGTAGTTGATGGGCGAGGAACCCTCTCAAGAAACATGCTGAGCACTGTGAGTTTGGAGCTTTCAAGAGATTCTTGCTTGAACTGGAAAACTGTCATTAAAGGCAGGCAGAGGGCCATAAGACGAGCTAGAACTTCTTTTACCTGTGAGAACAAAAGGAAGCCTGCAACAAGAACTTATAAGGGGAGTGAAAATGCCACCAATGAAGAATCAAATATAACAGGCGATCTTCCAATCTCTGAATCTGAGAAG CTTGGTGTGACTATTCTTGGAAGGCGCTTCGGTGAGGCCTTAGGAAGTGTTCCCATAAAGAAAAGGAGATTACTGTTAGTTCGTTCGCCATCACCTCCACCCCATTCTTCTGACTCAAATGAATCTGATCAGATGGTACGAAGCCAGTCTGCCTCTTATGCAGAGAGTGTATCATATTGGAAAGATCACCATGACAGAACAATTGCTAATGAGGGCACCAGTCTGAGAGACAAAAGTGAACAGTGTTGTGATGCTGCAGATTTTTCTGGTATTGTGGCACTGGCTGATGCTGCTTGCCAAGCTGGTATTGTGGGTGACATCATGAATACTGAATTTGAGCATtctggaaaagaagaaaagggttTGGAAATTTTGCAGAGTGCAGAATCAAGTTCAATTTCTGACATAAAAAAGCAGCAGCGATTGGGTATTTCTGAAGGTTTACTCTGTAAATCTGAAATGCCTCAGGAGATAACTTTTACCTCTGTGCTTCATACTGAGGGACCAGGTAGAAGTGAATTGGGTGCATCAAACAGTCCAAATAACTTCATGGGTTCCACAGAGAAAATACCAGAGAAACCAAGCAAGGTGGAGTCTTCATCTCGGGATTCTAAATTTCCCTGGGATCTTAACACTACAATGGGTGAATGGGATAGCAGTGATGAAGAAGACATTGGGAATCATAAAGATGCTGCTGATGTTGTGGATGAAAATAGTTGTCAGGATGAAAAGATAGAAAAGTTAGGAATTTGTGAAGATCCAGTAAAATATGAAGACACTAAGGACACTCCAGAATCTTTTGATCGCAGAATACGGCTGGTCGGGATACAAAAGGAAAGTTTCGTCTTAGTTGATAACAAGGCCAAAGATGAAGGTGATGTTCTCAATGAGAATTTACTTGCAGATTATACTAGAATAAAGGAAGGCTCTTTGCCTCAGTCTGTCAAGGTTTCTGCCCAAGGGGAGCTCCAGTTGGAATGTCCTTCAGCTGCCAAAGACTCCACAGGAGGAGCCAAGCTTCTTCCTAATCAGCTGGATAGCTGTTATACTTGGGAAAATGAATCTGACTCAGCTGGAGGTAATCTAGGCCCTAACACTGAATCTTGTTCAGCTACTCGCACAATGCAGAATATGGTAGGTGAAGCAAACATGGGTTTGATGTTAAAGAAAGAATCTTCTCCTTCTTATCTGGTATCTAGAGAGAAGTTAAATTGCAGCTATTCTGGTGATGCCAGTGAATTCGATTACAGCATGGCTCAGCTAACTAATAGACCAATTTCTGAAGAAAACACAAATGCAGCTGTTGCAGTTGTTTGTAATGAAAATACCATAGATTGCACCATGTTTGATGTCCAAAGAGGACTACTTACTCAACAACGCAATTCTGACATTGAGAAGCTTGAGCTTTTCAGTGCTAAATTTGATCTTTGTCCCTCTGTTAGTCTTCTGGCTGAGAATGCTTCTGATGCTCCTGTTGATGGAAATATTGGCACCCATGTGACAGCTGCCGTTGGCTCTAGTGAACCAGTAAAGTCTAATGGCATGTGTGATACTCAGAGTGCTTGTGCTGATAAATCCAGCGAAACTGATACTATGCAGGCACCTAGTAATCATGATGAGCTATCTTTTGGGAATGTAAATGGTAGCAAACATAGAACAGTTGATGAAGATGATAAGACGGATGATAACAAATGCTCTACGAGGAGTGATGTCAAAGAAAGTTATGACAAAAATGAACTTTATGACAAAAATGAACTTTGTGTTAATGCTGTCTCAAAGGATCCTATAGAAAGCACAACAGCTGCTAGTAATGCAGATGATGTGAAAAGATTCGGTGATAATTTCACTTGTGGCCGTGATTCTAATGATTCTCGAGTTGACAAGGATCAGGCTGTTGGGCTGGAAAAGGTTGACCTTGGTGATGAGGAATATCAGTATGAAGATGGAGAGCTAAGAGAATCGTTTCCTAATAACTGGGGAGAAGATGGTGAGGAGTTGGAGACTGAACGTATAGATTACGGATCAGATAACAGGGACAATGATATCTTTGAAGTTGCATCTGATATTCCTGTTTCTGTTTCTTTACCTGTTGATGCTATGCCGCAAGAAAATGGGGGTTTGTCAGTTATAAGTACTGACAGAGTGCACGATGGGTTCAAGGATTCATTAGAAGCTGTTTCAGGGAAGAGTTCATCAGCAGCCAATTCTTTAGATGTTGGACTCCGAAAAGGAAGTGTTGAGAGAGTCGGTAAAACTGTTCAGACAGGTCATTTGAGGGAGAATCATGAGACAAGAAAGCAGGAGAGGGATCTTAGTGTATCAGAATCAGGTGCTGAGAATAATGGGGTTTGCCTTGAAGGTGATGGTGCCAAAGAGTTTCAAGCAAGTTCGAGGATGAAGTCGTCTGGATGGGATCAGTTGCCAGGTCACAGTACCAAGCATGGGTTGAAGGATGTGGAACTTGACCATATCAACGAAAATGAGGCTACTACTTTGGATGCATTAGGGATTGGTGACTCCTTTAGACAGACGGGTTCATCGTCGAGGAGAGACATGTCATCGCGAAAAGAGAGGCCAAGGTCCTCTGATATGCCACAGAGCAATGAAAAATCTCATGTTAGAGCAAGCAG GTCTGATGACCGCAACAGCTTGAGTTTGAAAGCTGAAGCAGAAATGGGTGCCGCTAGATCGATTGGAAGGGGTCGACTACCTTGGCATACTCAGGGAAGGGGTGGAGATGAATTGCCTCCAAACCGTTCTCGTCCCACTCATCGCAGATCCCCTGGCTTCTATGGTCCACCACCCAGTTTTGCTACCCTTGGTTCGAGGAATGCAGCTGCAGCAGCTGTTGCAAAAGTAGAAAGCAATGGTTTTGTCGTCGCACCTGATGGTACAATAGTCAAAGCTGCTGGTTCAGGGACGGCTGGTCGGGCACCCAAAAGATCTTCTCATTCTTCTGTGTATAGAAGGGGATCTCCTACTGAGAGAGATGGTGTAGGTGGCATGCCTAGAGGTTTACGAAGTGTAAGAGAGATGAGCCCAGATAGGCAGTTTGGTGTTGGTCGAGATCGGCCTGATCGATATGGTCCAGAGATAATCAGGGGCAGATGTCGCAGGGCCATTCGTGACGAGGGCATGGAGGCTTCGCTATCTGTTCACCGCCGTTCACTCTCCAGGCAGAAAATTTTCTCCCCGCATAAAGGTCCTCTTCATCTCTCCCGGTCTCGAACCAGATCAAGATCAAGATCACGAACACGCTCCCCTGGTTTGTGGGCATTACGAGATCAAAAAACTGCTGCACCTAATTTTGAGCCAGATGTGAAGTTGGAAAGAATGAGGCCCTCACTTGGACTATCCAAGTTTGATGACCATATTGCAGGATATAGTCTACCCAATGCTTCGATGTGGGTTGACAAAAGGGGCAGCTCACCGGATCATCTTCGAGAGGATGATTACAAGCGGTATTCAAGCAGAAGCCCACCAGTGCGTTATTTCTCGAGGAGTGACCGGTTGCACCCTACAAATTTCCCAGTAGACCTGGAGCATGATGATTACCGCAGGCCAATGCATTCTAGCAGGTTTCAAGGATGTGTTGGTTTTGGTAAGGGAAATAGGCATGACGAAAGTGGAAATGATAGGAGGGAGCATGGAAGCCGATATGATGTGCTTCATTCTGGCGGACATATGAAGCGGTTTCGTGATGTTGTTGGAGATGGTTTTAGGGTTCACAACCAAAGAAGAGGCAGTTCAAGGGGCTACGAGAGGGCCATGGATAGCCAACTTGGAGATTCCCCTCGTAGAGCtgaggaggagagagggaaTTTCAGATATGGTAGAAGTGGAAACCATTATGCCAGCTGTGATGATGACATAACATTAAGGAGAAGGCCCTCATAA
- the LOC109707676 gene encoding uncharacterized protein LOC109707676 isoform X2 codes for MIRLCTCTGGSASLLEGSGHQEGSKTCKSCNGKLVVDGRGTLSRNMLSTVSLELSRDSCLNWKTVIKGRQRAIRRARTSFTCENKRKPATRTYKGSENATNEESNITGDLPISESEKLGVTILGRRFGEALGSVPIKKRRLLLVRSPSPPPHSSDSNESDQMVRSQSASYAESVSYWKDHHDRTIANEGTSLRDKSEQCCDAADFSGIVALADAACQAGIVGDIMNTEFEHSGKEEKGLEILQSAESSSISDIKKQQRLGISEGLLCKSEMPQEITFTSVLHTEGPGRSELGASNSPNNFMGSTEKIPEKPSKVESSSRDSKFPWDLNTTMGEWDSSDEEDIGNHKDAADVVDENSCQDEKIEKLGICEDPVKYEDTKDTPESFDRRIRLVGIQKESFVLVDNKAKDEGDVLNENLLADYTRIKEGSLPQSVKVSAQGELQLECPSAAKDSTGGAKLLPNQLDSCYTWENESDSAGGNLGPNTESCSATRTMQNMVGEANMGLMLKKESSPSYLVSREKLNCSYSGDASEFDYSMAQLTNRPISEENTNAAVAVVCNENTIDCTMFDVQRGLLTQQRNSDIEKLELFSAKFDLCPSVSLLAENASDAPVDGNIGTHVTAAVGSSEPVKSNGMCDTQSACADKSSETDTMQAPSNHDELSFGNVNGSKHRTVDEDDKTDDNKCSTRSDVKESYDKNELYDKNELCVNAVSKDPIESTTAASNADDVKRFGDNFTCGRDSNDSRVDKDQAVGLEKVDLGDEEYQYEDGELRESFPNNWGEDGEELETERIDYGSDNRDNDIFEVASDIPVSVSLPVDAMPQENGGLSVISTDRVHDGFKDSLEAVSGKSSSAANSLDVGLRKGSVERVGKTVQTGHLRENHETRKQERDLSVSESGAENNGVCLEGDGAKEFQASSRMKSSGWDQLPGHSTKHGLKDVELDHINENEATTLDALGIGDSFRQTGSSSRRDMSSRKERPRSSDMPQSNEKSHVRASRSDDRNSLSLKAEAEMGAARSIGRGRLPWHTQGRGGDELPPNRSRPTHRRSPGFYGPPPSFATLGSRNAAAAAVAKVESNGFVVAPDGTIVKAAGSGTAGRAPKRSSHSSVYRRGSPTERDGVGGMPRGLRSVREMSPDRQFGVGRDRPDRYGPEIIRGRCRRAIRDEGMEASLSVHRRSLSRQKIFSPHKGPLHLSRSRTRSRSRSRTRSPGLWALRDQKTAAPNFEPDVKLERMRPSLGLSKFDDHIAGYSLPNASMWVDKRGSSPDHLREDDYKRYSSRSPPVRYFSRSDRLHPTNFPVDLEHDDYRRPMHSSRFQGCVGFGKGNRHDESGNDRREHGSRYDVLHSGGHMKRFRDVVGDGFRVHNQRRGSSRGYERAMDSQLGDSPRRAEEERGNFRYGRSGNHYASCDDDITLRRRPS; via the exons ATG ATACGATTGTGCACTTGCACTGGAGGTTCTGCCTCTCTCCTTGAAGGTTCTGGCCATCAGGAAGGTTCGAAGACCTGCAAAAGTTGCAATGGCAAATTAGTAGTTGATGGGCGAGGAACCCTCTCAAGAAACATGCTGAGCACTGTGAGTTTGGAGCTTTCAAGAGATTCTTGCTTGAACTGGAAAACTGTCATTAAAGGCAGGCAGAGGGCCATAAGACGAGCTAGAACTTCTTTTACCTGTGAGAACAAAAGGAAGCCTGCAACAAGAACTTATAAGGGGAGTGAAAATGCCACCAATGAAGAATCAAATATAACAGGCGATCTTCCAATCTCTGAATCTGAGAAG CTTGGTGTGACTATTCTTGGAAGGCGCTTCGGTGAGGCCTTAGGAAGTGTTCCCATAAAGAAAAGGAGATTACTGTTAGTTCGTTCGCCATCACCTCCACCCCATTCTTCTGACTCAAATGAATCTGATCAGATGGTACGAAGCCAGTCTGCCTCTTATGCAGAGAGTGTATCATATTGGAAAGATCACCATGACAGAACAATTGCTAATGAGGGCACCAGTCTGAGAGACAAAAGTGAACAGTGTTGTGATGCTGCAGATTTTTCTGGTATTGTGGCACTGGCTGATGCTGCTTGCCAAGCTGGTATTGTGGGTGACATCATGAATACTGAATTTGAGCATtctggaaaagaagaaaagggttTGGAAATTTTGCAGAGTGCAGAATCAAGTTCAATTTCTGACATAAAAAAGCAGCAGCGATTGGGTATTTCTGAAGGTTTACTCTGTAAATCTGAAATGCCTCAGGAGATAACTTTTACCTCTGTGCTTCATACTGAGGGACCAGGTAGAAGTGAATTGGGTGCATCAAACAGTCCAAATAACTTCATGGGTTCCACAGAGAAAATACCAGAGAAACCAAGCAAGGTGGAGTCTTCATCTCGGGATTCTAAATTTCCCTGGGATCTTAACACTACAATGGGTGAATGGGATAGCAGTGATGAAGAAGACATTGGGAATCATAAAGATGCTGCTGATGTTGTGGATGAAAATAGTTGTCAGGATGAAAAGATAGAAAAGTTAGGAATTTGTGAAGATCCAGTAAAATATGAAGACACTAAGGACACTCCAGAATCTTTTGATCGCAGAATACGGCTGGTCGGGATACAAAAGGAAAGTTTCGTCTTAGTTGATAACAAGGCCAAAGATGAAGGTGATGTTCTCAATGAGAATTTACTTGCAGATTATACTAGAATAAAGGAAGGCTCTTTGCCTCAGTCTGTCAAGGTTTCTGCCCAAGGGGAGCTCCAGTTGGAATGTCCTTCAGCTGCCAAAGACTCCACAGGAGGAGCCAAGCTTCTTCCTAATCAGCTGGATAGCTGTTATACTTGGGAAAATGAATCTGACTCAGCTGGAGGTAATCTAGGCCCTAACACTGAATCTTGTTCAGCTACTCGCACAATGCAGAATATGGTAGGTGAAGCAAACATGGGTTTGATGTTAAAGAAAGAATCTTCTCCTTCTTATCTGGTATCTAGAGAGAAGTTAAATTGCAGCTATTCTGGTGATGCCAGTGAATTCGATTACAGCATGGCTCAGCTAACTAATAGACCAATTTCTGAAGAAAACACAAATGCAGCTGTTGCAGTTGTTTGTAATGAAAATACCATAGATTGCACCATGTTTGATGTCCAAAGAGGACTACTTACTCAACAACGCAATTCTGACATTGAGAAGCTTGAGCTTTTCAGTGCTAAATTTGATCTTTGTCCCTCTGTTAGTCTTCTGGCTGAGAATGCTTCTGATGCTCCTGTTGATGGAAATATTGGCACCCATGTGACAGCTGCCGTTGGCTCTAGTGAACCAGTAAAGTCTAATGGCATGTGTGATACTCAGAGTGCTTGTGCTGATAAATCCAGCGAAACTGATACTATGCAGGCACCTAGTAATCATGATGAGCTATCTTTTGGGAATGTAAATGGTAGCAAACATAGAACAGTTGATGAAGATGATAAGACGGATGATAACAAATGCTCTACGAGGAGTGATGTCAAAGAAAGTTATGACAAAAATGAACTTTATGACAAAAATGAACTTTGTGTTAATGCTGTCTCAAAGGATCCTATAGAAAGCACAACAGCTGCTAGTAATGCAGATGATGTGAAAAGATTCGGTGATAATTTCACTTGTGGCCGTGATTCTAATGATTCTCGAGTTGACAAGGATCAGGCTGTTGGGCTGGAAAAGGTTGACCTTGGTGATGAGGAATATCAGTATGAAGATGGAGAGCTAAGAGAATCGTTTCCTAATAACTGGGGAGAAGATGGTGAGGAGTTGGAGACTGAACGTATAGATTACGGATCAGATAACAGGGACAATGATATCTTTGAAGTTGCATCTGATATTCCTGTTTCTGTTTCTTTACCTGTTGATGCTATGCCGCAAGAAAATGGGGGTTTGTCAGTTATAAGTACTGACAGAGTGCACGATGGGTTCAAGGATTCATTAGAAGCTGTTTCAGGGAAGAGTTCATCAGCAGCCAATTCTTTAGATGTTGGACTCCGAAAAGGAAGTGTTGAGAGAGTCGGTAAAACTGTTCAGACAGGTCATTTGAGGGAGAATCATGAGACAAGAAAGCAGGAGAGGGATCTTAGTGTATCAGAATCAGGTGCTGAGAATAATGGGGTTTGCCTTGAAGGTGATGGTGCCAAAGAGTTTCAAGCAAGTTCGAGGATGAAGTCGTCTGGATGGGATCAGTTGCCAGGTCACAGTACCAAGCATGGGTTGAAGGATGTGGAACTTGACCATATCAACGAAAATGAGGCTACTACTTTGGATGCATTAGGGATTGGTGACTCCTTTAGACAGACGGGTTCATCGTCGAGGAGAGACATGTCATCGCGAAAAGAGAGGCCAAGGTCCTCTGATATGCCACAGAGCAATGAAAAATCTCATGTTAGAGCAAGCAG GTCTGATGACCGCAACAGCTTGAGTTTGAAAGCTGAAGCAGAAATGGGTGCCGCTAGATCGATTGGAAGGGGTCGACTACCTTGGCATACTCAGGGAAGGGGTGGAGATGAATTGCCTCCAAACCGTTCTCGTCCCACTCATCGCAGATCCCCTGGCTTCTATGGTCCACCACCCAGTTTTGCTACCCTTGGTTCGAGGAATGCAGCTGCAGCAGCTGTTGCAAAAGTAGAAAGCAATGGTTTTGTCGTCGCACCTGATGGTACAATAGTCAAAGCTGCTGGTTCAGGGACGGCTGGTCGGGCACCCAAAAGATCTTCTCATTCTTCTGTGTATAGAAGGGGATCTCCTACTGAGAGAGATGGTGTAGGTGGCATGCCTAGAGGTTTACGAAGTGTAAGAGAGATGAGCCCAGATAGGCAGTTTGGTGTTGGTCGAGATCGGCCTGATCGATATGGTCCAGAGATAATCAGGGGCAGATGTCGCAGGGCCATTCGTGACGAGGGCATGGAGGCTTCGCTATCTGTTCACCGCCGTTCACTCTCCAGGCAGAAAATTTTCTCCCCGCATAAAGGTCCTCTTCATCTCTCCCGGTCTCGAACCAGATCAAGATCAAGATCACGAACACGCTCCCCTGGTTTGTGGGCATTACGAGATCAAAAAACTGCTGCACCTAATTTTGAGCCAGATGTGAAGTTGGAAAGAATGAGGCCCTCACTTGGACTATCCAAGTTTGATGACCATATTGCAGGATATAGTCTACCCAATGCTTCGATGTGGGTTGACAAAAGGGGCAGCTCACCGGATCATCTTCGAGAGGATGATTACAAGCGGTATTCAAGCAGAAGCCCACCAGTGCGTTATTTCTCGAGGAGTGACCGGTTGCACCCTACAAATTTCCCAGTAGACCTGGAGCATGATGATTACCGCAGGCCAATGCATTCTAGCAGGTTTCAAGGATGTGTTGGTTTTGGTAAGGGAAATAGGCATGACGAAAGTGGAAATGATAGGAGGGAGCATGGAAGCCGATATGATGTGCTTCATTCTGGCGGACATATGAAGCGGTTTCGTGATGTTGTTGGAGATGGTTTTAGGGTTCACAACCAAAGAAGAGGCAGTTCAAGGGGCTACGAGAGGGCCATGGATAGCCAACTTGGAGATTCCCCTCGTAGAGCtgaggaggagagagggaaTTTCAGATATGGTAGAAGTGGAAACCATTATGCCAGCTGTGATGATGACATAACATTAAGGAGAAGGCCCTCATAA